One stretch of Oceanipulchritudo coccoides DNA includes these proteins:
- a CDS encoding alkene reductase, with translation MDTPSHILMTPVKVGDLELPNRFIMAPLTRCRASEGRVPNKLMAEYYAQRSSAGLILSEATAVTPMGVGYPDTPGIWSEEQIEGWKLITDAVHEEGGRIFMQLWHVGRISDPVYLDGALPVAPSAIRPSGHVSHIRPKREFVTPRALETEEIPEVVEAYRKGSENAKRAGFDGVELHGANGYLLDQFLQDSTNKRTDRYGGSVENRARLMIEAVDAAISVWGPGRVGLHIAPRCDGMGDSDPAKTFGYVAREMAKREIAFIFAREGIKEPRLGPQLKKDFGGVFIANQQLSFSDGEKLVQSGEADAISWGQLFIANPDLPRRYFEGAALNEPNTSTFYADGATGYTDYPALA, from the coding sequence ATGGATACGCCCTCGCACATTCTGATGACACCGGTAAAAGTCGGAGACCTTGAACTACCGAATCGCTTTATCATGGCACCGCTTACGCGCTGCCGGGCCAGCGAGGGGCGTGTTCCCAACAAGTTGATGGCTGAGTACTACGCCCAACGATCATCAGCGGGTCTCATTCTTTCCGAGGCAACTGCGGTCACACCCATGGGAGTCGGTTATCCGGACACCCCGGGAATCTGGTCGGAGGAACAAATTGAGGGATGGAAATTGATTACCGATGCCGTGCACGAGGAGGGGGGAAGGATTTTCATGCAACTGTGGCATGTCGGGCGGATCTCGGATCCGGTTTATCTGGATGGGGCCTTGCCGGTTGCCCCAAGTGCGATCCGGCCAAGCGGACATGTCAGTCACATCAGGCCCAAGAGGGAGTTTGTCACCCCGCGCGCCCTCGAGACAGAGGAGATCCCGGAGGTTGTTGAGGCTTATCGAAAGGGCTCCGAAAATGCCAAGCGCGCCGGCTTTGACGGAGTCGAACTACACGGTGCAAATGGCTATCTTCTCGACCAATTTCTACAGGACAGCACCAACAAGCGAACGGACCGCTATGGCGGGTCAGTCGAGAACCGTGCCCGCCTGATGATTGAGGCCGTTGACGCAGCAATCAGTGTGTGGGGTCCGGGAAGGGTCGGGCTGCATATCGCACCAAGGTGTGACGGGATGGGAGATTCTGATCCGGCGAAAACTTTCGGATATGTCGCCCGCGAAATGGCCAAACGGGAAATAGCTTTTATTTTTGCCCGGGAAGGCATAAAAGAACCGCGCTTGGGCCCACAACTCAAGAAGGACTTCGGCGGGGTCTTTATCGCAAACCAGCAATTGAGTTTCTCAGATGGGGAGAAACTGGTCCAGTCCGGTGAGGCGGATGCTATTTCCTGGGGGCAGCTCTTCATTGCCAATCCCGATCTTCCGCGGCGATATTTCGAGGGAGCTGCCCTCAACGAGCCAAACACTTCAACCTTCTACGCAGACGGGGCAACGGGCTACACGGATTACCCGGCCCTCGCCTAG